In Archocentrus centrarchus isolate MPI-CPG fArcCen1 chromosome 24, fArcCen1, whole genome shotgun sequence, one DNA window encodes the following:
- the LOC115774702 gene encoding histidine triad nucleotide-binding protein 3-like isoform X2 gives MGTQGASGIEDCPFCQMANNRTDTDILLSDDELVCFRDVKPGATHHYLVIPRMHIDNCKTLKAADIPLKQMEQMGRRILEKNKVSDLDDIRLGFHLPPFSSVPHLHLHALAPASKMNLKSQLRYGQHSYWFITVEKVLSQLKTHGKVK, from the exons ATGGGGACGCAGGGGGCTTCTGGGATCGAAGACTGTCCTTTCTGTCAAATGGCAAACAACCGGACTGACACAGACATCCTGCTGAGC GACGATGAGCTGGTTTGCTTTCGTGACGTGAAGCCTGGAGCCACCCATCACTACCTGGTTATTCCCAGGATGCATATCGACAACTGTAAAACTCTGAAGGCGGCCGATATACCTCTAA AGCAGATGGAACAAATGGGAAGGCGTATACTGGAGAAGAACAAAGTCAGCGACCTCGATGACATCAG GTTGGGGTTTCATCTGCCTCCATTCTCATCTGttccccacctccacctccatgcTCTGGCTCCAGCCAGCAAGATGAACTTGAAGTCGCAGCTTCGCTATGGGCAGCACTCTTACTGGTTCATTACG GTAGAAAAAGTGCTTTCACAGCTGAAGACTCACGGCAAAGTCAAATGA
- the LOC115774702 gene encoding histidine triad nucleotide-binding protein 3-like isoform X1 — MGTQGASGIEDCPFCQMANNRTDTDILLSDDELVCFRDVKPGATHHYLVIPRMHIDNCKTLKAADIPLIEQMEQMGRRILEKNKVSDLDDIRLGFHLPPFSSVPHLHLHALAPASKMNLKSQLRYGQHSYWFITVEKVLSQLKTHGKVK, encoded by the exons ATGGGGACGCAGGGGGCTTCTGGGATCGAAGACTGTCCTTTCTGTCAAATGGCAAACAACCGGACTGACACAGACATCCTGCTGAGC GACGATGAGCTGGTTTGCTTTCGTGACGTGAAGCCTGGAGCCACCCATCACTACCTGGTTATTCCCAGGATGCATATCGACAACTGTAAAACTCTGAAGGCGGCCGATATACCTCTAA TAGAGCAGATGGAACAAATGGGAAGGCGTATACTGGAGAAGAACAAAGTCAGCGACCTCGATGACATCAG GTTGGGGTTTCATCTGCCTCCATTCTCATCTGttccccacctccacctccatgcTCTGGCTCCAGCCAGCAAGATGAACTTGAAGTCGCAGCTTCGCTATGGGCAGCACTCTTACTGGTTCATTACG GTAGAAAAAGTGCTTTCACAGCTGAAGACTCACGGCAAAGTCAAATGA